TCCGGGGGGTATCCGCGCCGCGGCCGGCACCCGAACCGGGCCCGGATCATGTGGCGTTGGTCGCCGCTCTGCGGCTCCTGCCGGAGGCCCAGCGGACCGCGATCGTGCTGCATCACCTGTGCGATCTGAGCGTGGAACAGATAGCCGCCGAGACCGGTGCGGCCGTCGGCACCATCAAGGCACGTCTGTCACGCGGCCGTACGGCACTCGCCGCTCACCTGGTGAGCGAGGAAACCAACTCCACGGAGGAAGCCTGTGTCTGACCAGCCACCACCGCGTCTGCTCACCGAGACGGAGCTGTCGGCCCGGCTCCGTGGCCTGGCCGCGCAGGGCACGGCACCGGCCACGGGGGCAGAGGCGAGGGGCCGGGCGCAACGCCGGCGCCGCGGCCAGCGCGTTGGTCTCGTCACCACGGCGCTGGCGGCGGCGACCCTCACCGCCGTCACCTCCGGCGCCCTCGGCTCCACCACCAAGGCGGCCGCACCCCCTGCGGCGTCCGTGTCCCACACCCCCACACCGGCCCCGTCCCCGGCGCCCGTGCAGCGGGTGACGATCGACCTGGACGCCCACGCACTGACCATGGCGGGCAGGAGGTTCCCCATCAGCGGGCCGCAGGAGAACTGCCCGCTCGGCGAAACGTCGGTCACCGTCACCGCCAAGTACCCCACCCTGACAATGCCCCCCAACAAGTACACCAAGCTGAGCAAGTATGTGGACGTCAGGCAGTGGGTCGTCACCTTCACCGACCGCCGTCACCACCAACGGCTCCTGATGTGGGCGCTGGACCCCTCCGCCGGTCTCAACAGCATCGGCGACGACGCCGGCTTCGGCTCCATCGCCCTGGCACCCGAAGCCGGCAAATGGGTGTACGACGCCATCAAGCCCGGCGCGCGAGTGGAGATCAAGGGCCGGCAGGCCGCGAG
Above is a genomic segment from Streptomyces fodineus containing:
- a CDS encoding L,D-transpeptidase, giving the protein MSDQPPPRLLTETELSARLRGLAAQGTAPATGAEARGRAQRRRRGQRVGLVTTALAAATLTAVTSGALGSTTKAAAPPAASVSHTPTPAPSPAPVQRVTIDLDAHALTMAGRRFPISGPQENCPLGETSVTVTAKYPTLTMPPNKYTKLSKYVDVRQWVVTFTDRRHHQRLLMWALDPSAGLNSIGDDAGFGSIALAPEAGKWVYDAIKPGARVEIKGRQAASADPDSVCYDRRPVTGDH